The DNA segment GATCCAGCGCACCACCTGGACCAGGACCAGGATCTCCAACAAGGGCAGCAGCAGGAACAGGGCCAGGACCAACCGGCCCTTGAAGCCGAGGCCCTGCCCGGCCGGTCGTCGGGGCATCGTCCCGTCACTGCTCATGGGTCAAGTCTGCCCGATCGGGCCAACTCGGTGAGGCGGTTCAGCGACCGCCGGAGCGGGAGGAGACCGATGCCCGCCGAGTACGTCCGGCCAGCCGGCGGCCAAGCTGTCGCAGCTGCCCGAGCCGGTGGTTGATCCCCCACCAGGCCGTCCGCAGCATGGCCTCGACGACGATGTCCTTGCTCATCTTCGAGGCACCGTGTTCGCGCTCGACGAAGGTGATCGGGACCTCCACCACCCGGAACCCGCTGCGCAGAGTCCGCCAGGTGAGGTCGACCTGGAAGCAGTAACCGGCCGAGGCGACATCATCGAGCTGGATCGCCCGCAGGGTGTCGGCGCGGAACGCGTTGTAACCACCGGTGGCGTCCTTGACATCGATGCCGAGCCACAGGCGTACCCAGATGCTCGCGCCGCGGGAGAGGATCTCCCGCGAGGCCGGCCAGTTCACCAGTTCGCCACCCGGCACCCAGCGCGAGCCCTTCACCATGTCGGCGTGGTCCAGCGCGTTCAGCAGCCGCGGCAGTTGCTCGGGCTGGTGGGAGCCGTCGGCATCGCACTGGACGATCACGCCGTACCCGCGCTGCAGCGCCCAGTCGAAACCGGCCAGGTAGGCAGCGCCGAGCCCTTCCTTGCCGGCCCGGTGCAGGACGTGCACCTGCGGATCCGCGGCGGCCAGTTCGTCGGCCAGCCGGCCGGTGCCGTCGGGTGAGTTGTCGTCGGCGATCAGCACGTGCGCCGCCGGTACCGCCGAGCGCAGCCGAGCGACCAGGGAGGCAATGTTCTCCGCCTCGTTGTAGGTCGGGACGACCACCAAGGGCGTGGCGGTGCCCGGTTCGGATGCCGTGGGGTGTTCTGCGGACAAGGGTGAGGATCCTCGCTGGTTGGTCGTGCGT comes from the Naumannella halotolerans genome and includes:
- a CDS encoding polyprenol monophosphomannose synthase, whose protein sequence is MSAEHPTASEPGTATPLVVVPTYNEAENIASLVARLRSAVPAAHVLIADDNSPDGTGRLADELAAADPQVHVLHRAGKEGLGAAYLAGFDWALQRGYGVIVQCDADGSHQPEQLPRLLNALDHADMVKGSRWVPGGELVNWPASREILSRGASIWVRLWLGIDVKDATGGYNAFRADTLRAIQLDDVASAGYCFQVDLTWRTLRSGFRVVEVPITFVEREHGASKMSKDIVVEAMLRTAWWGINHRLGQLRQLGRRLAGRTRRASVSSRSGGR